A single genomic interval of Camelina sativa cultivar DH55 chromosome 11, Cs, whole genome shotgun sequence harbors:
- the LOC104724485 gene encoding acyltransferase-like protein At3g26840, chloroplastic, which translates to MAITTTVTVRITDEISPTFFFSSASTRAYNLDICYWKSNPIAYDRLTIRRFGIGGKLNATVNPYSYTEVARPEERKSLTDFFVEAGDFVGSDGGPPRWFSPLECGKRAPESPLLLYLPGIDGTGLGLIRQHKRLGEIFDIWCLHFPVSDRTPARDLVKLIEKTVRSEHYRFPNRPIYIVGESVGASLALVVAASNPDIDLVLILANPVTRFNNFILQSLLGFLEILPDGVPSLIAENFGFNQGSPLTEMFETMLNETDAAQMARGLLGELFATSSNLPTLVRIFPKDTLLWKLQLLKSASACANSQMDTVNAQTLILLSGRDQWLVNKEDIERLRALARCEVREFENNGQFLLLEDGVDLVSIIKRAYYYRRGKSLDYISDYILPTPFEFKEYEESQRLVTAVTSPVFLSTLNNGAVVRSLAGLPSEGPVLYVGNHMLLGMELHAIALQFLKERNILLRGLAHPLMFTKKKGSKLPDMQLYDLFRIIGAVPVSGMNFYKLLRSNAHVALYPGGVREALHRKGEEYKLFWPEHSEFVRIASKFGAKIIPFGVVGEDDLFEMVLDYNDQLKIPFLKNLIGEITQDSVNLRNDEEGELGKQDLHVPGIVPKIPGRFYVYFGKPIETEGREKELSDKEIAQEVYLQVKSEVEKCMTYLKIKRETDPYRNILPRSLYYLLHGFSSQIPTFDLRDH; encoded by the exons ATGGCGATTACTACTACGGTTACAGTTCGTATCACTGATGAAATCTctcccaccttcttcttctcctcagcTTCCACTAGAGCTTACAATCTCGATATTTGCTACTGGAAATCAAACCCCATCGCGTATGATCGCCTTACGATCCGGAGGTTCGGAATCGGTGGTAAGTTGAATGCGACGGTTAATCCGTATTCGTACACGGAAGTAGCACGGCCTGAGGAGAGGAAGAGTTTGACGGATTTTTTTGTGGAAGCTGGAGATTTCGTCGGATCAGACGGTGGTCCGCCTCGGTGGTTCTCTCCGTTGGAATGTGGCAAACGCGCTCCTGAATCGCCTCTTCTTCTCTACTTACCCG GGATCGATGGTACTGGATTAGGGCTCATTCGCCAGCATAAGAGGCTTGGAGA GATATTTGACATATGGTGCCTTCACTTTCCAGTCAGTGATCGTACTCCTGCTCGAG ATCTTGTGAAGCTCATTGAGAAGACAGTTAGGTCAGAGCACTACCGTTTCCCAAATAGACCCATTTATATTGTTGGAGAATCTGTTGGAGCTTCTCTTGCTCTAGTTGTTGCAGCCAGTAACCCTGACATTGATCTTGTCTTGATTCTGGCTAATCCAG TCACTCGTTTCAACAACTTCATCTTGCAATCTTTATTGGGCTTCCTGGAAATTTTGCCTGACGGAGTTCCCAGCTTGATAGCAGAGAATTTTGGGTTTAACCAAG GTTCTCCGTTGACAGAAATGTTCGAGACCATGCTCAATGAAACTGATGCCGCGCAGATGGCTAGAGGGCTATTAGGAGAATTATTTGCAACTTCATCTAACCTGCCT ACTCTGGTGAGAATCTTTCCCAAGGACACACTTCTGTGGAAGCTTCAATTGCTTAAGTCTGCTTCAGCGTGTGCTAATTCGCAGATGGACACAGTCAACGCCCAAACACTGATACTTCTGAG TGGACGTGATCAATGGTTAGTGAACAAGGAAGACATTGAGAGACTCCGCGCATTGGCAAGATGTGAAGTTCGTGAGTTTGAGAATAATGGACAGTTCCTCCTCTTG GAGGATGGCGTAGATCTGGTGAGTATCATCAAGCGTGCATATTATTATCGCCGTGGGAAGTCACTTGATTACATTTCAGATTACATTCTGCCTACCCCATTTGAGTTCAAAGAGTATGAAGAATCCCAAAG ATTGGTAACTGCTGTTACCTCTCCAGTCTTTCTCTCAACTCTAAACAATGGTGCAGTAGTAAGATCACTTGCAGGACTACCTTCAGAGGGACCGGTTCTATATGTTGGAAATCACATGTTGCTTGGTATGGAGTTGCATGCAATAGCACTTCAGTTCTTGAAAGAAAGGAACATTCTGTTGCGAGGACTGGCACATCCATTgatgtttaccaaaaaaaaaggctcAAAACTCCCTGATATGCAGTTGTACGACTTATTTAGGATAATAGGCGCAGTTCCTGTCTCGGGTATGAATTTCTACAAACTACTTCGTTCAAACGCTCATGTGGCTTTGTATCCTGGTGGTGTCCGCGAAGCTTTGCACAGAAAG GGTGAAGAATACAAGTTGTTTTGGCCAGAACACTCCGAGTTTGTAAGGATCGCATCTAAATTTGGAGCAAAAATCATTCCTTTTGGAgttgttggagaagatgatCTTTTCGAA ATGGTTTTAGATTACAATGATCAATTGAAGATCCCTTTCTTGAAGAATCTTATAGGAGAGATAACACAAGACTCTGTTAACTTGAG GAACGATGAAGAAGGTGAACTGGGAAAACAAGATTTGCATGTGCCTGGGATAGTTCCCAAGATTCCGGGACGGTTTTATGTATACTTTGGGAAACCAATAGAAACAGAAGGTAGAGAGAAAGAGCTAAGTGATAAAGAGATAGCTCAGGAGGTTTACTTGCAGGTCAAGTCTGAGGTAGAAAAATGTATGACCTATTTGAAGATCAAAAGAGAAACTGATCCTTACAGAAACATTTTGCCGAGGTCGCTCTATTACCTCCTTCATGGTTTCTCTTCCCAAATCCCAACCTTTGATCTACGAGATCATTAA